In Candidatus Methylomirabilota bacterium, the genomic window GCCCCGCCTTGGTCGCGTGGTAGAGGAAGACGGAGTTCAGGACCTCGCGGCCCGCCGGCGGCAGCCCGAACGACACGTTCGAGACGCCGAGGATCGTCTTGCATTCCGGGAAGCGCTGCTTGATCAGGCGGATGCCCTCGATGGTCTCCACGGCCGAGCCGACGTAGTTCGCGTCGCCCGTGCCCACCGGAAAGACGAGCGCGTCGAAGATCAGGTCGCGCGCCGGCACGCCGTACTTCCGCGTCAGCAGCTCGTGGCTCCGCTCCGCGATCGCGAGCTTGCGCGCGCGGGTCACCGCCATGCCCTGCCGCTTGTCCTCGTCGATGCAGCCGACGACGACCGCGCCGCCGTAGGTCTTGAGCAGGGGCACGACCTTCTCGAACCGCTCCTCGCCGTCCTCGAGGTTGATCGAGTTGACGATCGCCTTGCCCTGGCAGTGGCGGAGCGCGATCTCGAGCACCCGCGCGTCGGTCGAGTCGATCATGAGCGGCACCTTGACCATGCGCGTGAGCTGCGCCATGAAGCGGTCCACGTCGGCCGCCTCGTCGCGGTCCGGGTTGGCGAGGCAGACGTCGAGGACCTGGGCGCTGCCCCGGACCTGCGCCCGGCCGATCTCGGCCGCCTCGTCGAACCGCTCGGCGACGATCAGCTCCTTGAACCGGCGCGAGCCGATGACGTTCGTGCGCTCGCCGACGAAGAGCGGGCGGTTGTCGTCGGTCGGGTAGACGACCTCCACGCCGCTCACGGCCTGAGGCTCGCGGGCCGCGGGCACCCGGGGTGGGCGGCCCCGCACGAGCTCGGCGAGGGCCCGGATGTGCGCGGGCGTCGTGCCGCAGCAGCCGCCGACGATGTTGACCCAGCCCTCCTCGACGAAGCGCCGCACCTTGAAGGCGAGGCTCTCGGGCGTCTCGGCGTATTGCCCGCGCTCGTCCGGCAGCCCCGCGTTCGGGTACACGCTCACGAAGCGGGTGGACATCGCCGAGAGCGAGCGGAGGTGATCGGTCATGAACTCGGGGCCGGTCGCGCAGTTGAGGCCGATCGAGAAGAGGTCGAGGTGCTCGAGCGCGACGTACAGCGCCTCCACGCCCTGCCCGGCGAGCATCGTGCCCGTGGGCTCGATCGTGCCGCTCACCATCAGCGGGACCTCGACGCCCGCCTCGCGGATCGCGCGGCGGACGCCGATCGCGGCCGCCTTGAGGTTCAGCGTGTCCTGCTGGGTCTCGAGGAGCAGCGCGTCCACGCCGCCGTCGATCAGCCCGCGCGCCTGGACCGCGTACGCCTCGCGCACCTCGTCGAAGGTGACGTTGCGGGTGACCGAGATCGAGCGGGTCCCCGGGCCCATCGCGCCCACGACGAAGCGCTCGCCCGCGACCTCGCGAGCCAGACGCGCGGCCGCGCGCGCGAGCTCGTACGCGCGCTCGGCCAGGCCGTACTCGCCCAGCACGTAGGGGGCGCAGCCGAACGTGTTCGTCGAGACCACGTCTGCGCCGGCGTCGAAATACGCGGCGTGGATCCAGCGGACGACGTCGGGGCGCGTCAGGTTCAGGTGCTCGTTGCAGCCCTCGTACTGCGGCCCCCCGAAGTCGGCGGCGGTCAGGGCCTTCGCCTGGAGCATGGTGCCCATCGCCCCGTCGAGGACGAGGATGCGTTTCCCGAGCGCGTCGCGTAGCCGGCTCATCGTTCTCATAGTAGCAGGGGCGGGGCCCTGCGTGGTGCGCGACCAACAGATTTCCGGTGACCTCCTGATACTTCGTCCCGGGCGTCGCAGTCACGGACAGCTACCCTTCGTGGATCTCGTATCTGCGCCCGTCATCGGGGAGCGCGGCAACGCACGACGGCTATGTCCGAAGTCCGAGACAGCCGATGTCCAGGAACGGAGACGTTGACACGGGCCGCCCCGGCTCGTTCAATGTAGAGACATCACTACGCTGGAGGACCCGGGATGCAGATGGGTTTGCGCGAAGCAAACCAGCACTTCTCGAAGGCGGTCCGCGCCGTCAAGGCCGGCCGGGAAGTCGTGCTGACGGAGCGGGGCCGACCGATCGCTGTGATCGCGCCGCTCAAGGTCTCGGGCGAGGCGGCGGCGCTCAGACGGATGGAGGCGTCCGGCCTCCTGATCCGGGCCACCGAGCACGGCCCAATGGCGCCGTTCCGGCCGAGACGGATCAAGGGTAGGCCTTTGTCCGCCACGGTCATCGAGGCCAGACGGGCCCGCTGATGCCGGCAGCCTGGGCCTATGTCGACGCGAGCGCCCTCGTGAAGCGCTACGTCGGGGAATCGGGCTCGAGCCGCGTCGTGTCGCTGTTTCGCCGACATCGATTCCTCTCTTCGGCCATCGTGCCCCTCGAGATCCTGTCTGCCCTCTCCCGGCGAAGGTTGTCCGGCGAGTTTGGCGATCGTGACTTCCAGGCGGCCATCGCACGGATGACGGTGGACCGAGCTCGCTGGGAGCTTATCGGCCTCACCTCGCTCGACGCCGTGCATGTGGCGTCCGCGCTGGCCTTTCACGAGGAGACTGGAAGCCGGCTGCGTTTCGTCACGGCTGCGCCCCGCCAGCGTGCCGCCGCCCAGCGCTGCGGCCTTCCGGTGGTCTGGGTCGGATAGTTCGGTTATCTTTGGCTCCATGACCGAGCCCGCCCTCTCGCTCGACGGCATCCGCGTCGTGGATCTCTCCCGCGTCCTCGCCGGGCCCTTCTGCGGCGCCCTCCTCGGCGACATGGGCGCCGACGTCGTCAAGGTCGAGGACCCCACGGTCGGTGACGAGTCGCGCACCTGGCCCCCGCACAAGGACGGCGAGGCGGCGGGTTACCTCGTCAACAACCGCAACAAGCGCGGCATCGCGGTGGACTTGAAGGCGCCCGAGGGCGTCGAGATCGTCCGCCGACTCGCGCGCCGCGCCGACGTCCTCATCGAGAACTTCCGCACTGGGACCATGGAGGAGTTCGGCCTCGGCTGGGACCGCCTCGCGGCCGAGAACCCGCGCCTGGTCTACTGCTCAGTTTCGGCCTTCGGCCGGACGGGCCCTCGCGCCGAGGGCGCGGGCTACGAGGCGCTCATGCAGGCGTTCAGCGGCATCATGTCCATCACGGGCGAGCCGGGCGGCCCACCCGTCCGCTGCGGCGTCTCCTTCCTCGACCTCACCACGGGCATCCTCTGCGCCTTCGGCGTCGTGAACGCGCTCCTCTACCGCGAGAAGAGCGGCGTCGGGCAGCGCGTGGACGGCTCGCTGCTCGAGACGGCCATCGGGCTCCTGAACTTCCAGGCCGAGGGCTACCTGCTCGCGGGCACCGTGCCCCGAGCCCTCGGCTCGGCCCACCCGGCGCTCTCGCCGTACCGGAACTTCCGCTGCCGCGACGGCCAGTGGGTCTTCATCGCCGGCGCCAACGACCGCCTGTGGCGGCGGCTCGTGACGGCGCTCGGTCTCGCGGCGATGGCGGACGATCCGCGCTTCGCCATCAACATCGAGCGCGTGAAGCACCGCCGCGAGCTCGAGACGGCGCTGGAAGAGGCCATCGTGCGCCACGACCGCGACGCGCTGCTGAAACTGCTGGACGAGGCGGGTGTGCCCGCGACGCCCGTGAACACCGTGGACCAGGTGCTGGACGATCCGCAGACGGCGACGCGCACGGTGATCCGGCGCATGCGGCATCCAAAGCTCGGCGAGATCCCCGTGGTCGGCATGCCCATCGCGTTCTCGGCCATGGACCCGTCCGTGCGCCGTCATGCACCGCTTCGGGGGGAGCACACCGACGAGGTCCTGGCCGAGCACGACTACACCGCGGCCGAGATCGCGGCCCTCCGCGCGAAGAAGGTCGTCGTGTAAGCATCCGTGACGGAGGCGGTCTCTGTATCCGAGAGGGTACGCTTCAAATTCGAAGGGTATGGGATGGGCGAGCCCGTGACGCTGCCCGTCGAGGATTAGCGCGTGTACGCCAATCTCTGGGACGAGCTCGTCAAGCTGATCCTGAAGCTGATCAACGGCTGAGCCGCCGCTCAGCTCTTCGCGCTCGGCGCCAGGCCCGCGAGCCGGGCGACGACGTCGAAGACGACGGCGAAGTCGTAGCCGGCGAGGCCGAGCCCGCGCGCGGCCGTCAGCAGCTCGTTGGTCACCGCCACGGTCGCGAGGGGCACGCCGGTCGAGCGTCCGAGGTCGAGCGCGAGCCCGAGGTCCTTCTGCATCATCCCGACGTCGAACCACGCCTCGGCCGGCATGCCGAGGACGAACGGGCCCCGGTACTTCAGCATCGGCGAGGCGACGACACTCCGGAGCAGCGCCTCGACCGCGCGCTCGCGCGCGACGCCGGCCTTCTCGGCGAGCAGCACCGACTCCGCGAAGGCGAGCATCTGGACGGCGAGGCCCTGGTTGATCGCGATCTTCATCGCCTTCGCGAGGCCGACGGCGCCCACGTGGGTGATCGTCGGTCCGATCGCGGTGAGGTAGGGGCGGACGCGCTCGAGCGCCGGGGCGGTCCCGCCCACCATGAACGAGAGCTGGCCCGCGTCGAGCGTGGCCGGCGAGCCCGACACGGGCGCGTCGAGCAGCTCGGCGCCGCGCGCGGCGACGTCGGTGGCGAGGGCGCGGACCGCCTCGGGGCTGACGGTGCTCATCTCGACGAGGACAGCGCCCGGGCGCAGCCCCGCGAGGATCCCGTCGGGGCCCCGCGTGACCGCCTCGAGCGCCGCGGTGTCCGTCACCATGGTGAAGATCGCGTCGGCCGCCTGGGCGACCTCGCGCGGCGACGACACGAGGCGCAGGCCGGAGTCGGCGAGCCAGCGCGCCTTCTCGCGCGTCCGGTTGTAGCCGACCACCGGGTGCCGCGCGTCGAGCAGGCGCTTCGCCATGCGCCCGCCCATCACGCCGAGCCCCACGAAGCCGAGCGTCACGCCGGTCACGGATCGGCGACCGCGATCGCGCTGATCTCGAGCTTGCAGCGCGGGTGCGTCGCGAGGCGTGAGACCTCGACGGTCGTCGTCGTCGGCAGGTGGCCGCCGAGGTAGCGCGCCCACACACGGTTCAGGTCGTCCTGCTCGCGGACGTCGGTGAGATAGCGCGTGGCGGCGACGAGATCCCGCAGCGTGCAGCCCGCGGCCTCGAGCGTCTTCTCGAGGTTCTCCATCACGAGCACGGCCTGCGCCTCCATCGTCGGCGGCAGGTCGAAGTCCTCCTCGCGGTGCGGGTGATGGTGGTACACGGCGGCCGCGGTCACGCCCGAGAGAAACACGAGACTGCCGCGGCGGACGACGATCCCGGGCGCATAGGGCATGACCACGTCGCTGCGCCGAGCCGCGTGGTGGACGATCGCGATCTCCTTGGCCATCGAGCGCCTCCCCGGAGCGTTGCCGTCGCATCCTATCACGCCGCGTTGACCCGGGGCCGAAGGCCGGATACCCTCCGACGCTGTGGACTCGCTGAACGGACGGGTCGCGGTCGTGACGGGCGGCGCGAGCGGGATCGGGAAAGCGCTCGCGGAGGCGTTCGCGGGCGAGGGCGCGAAGGTCGTCGTCGCCGACCTCGACGAGGCGGGGATGGCCGGGGTCGTCGCGGGGATCCGCGGGCGCGGCGGCGAGGCGCTCGCCGTGCGCGCCGACGTCACCGACCTCGCCTCGGTGCAGGCGCTCGCCGACCGGGCCTTCGCGGCATTCGGCCGCGTGCACGTCCTCTGCAACAACGCGGGCGTCGCGCTCTGGGGCGGGCTCGAGACCGCGACCCATCGCGACTGGCAGTGGGCGCTCGGCGTGAACCTCTGGGGCGTGATCCACGGCCTCGAGGCGTTCCTGCCGCGCATGCTCGCGCAGAAGGAGCCCGGGCACATCGTCAACACCGCGTCGATGGCGGGGCTGGTCGCGACGGCCGGCCTCGGCATCTACAACACGACCAAGTACGCCGTCGTCGGGCTCTCCGAGACGCTCGCGAAGGACCTCAAGGCGTACGGGATCGGCGTCTCCGTGCTCTGCCCGATGGGCGTGCAGACGCGGATTCGCGAGAGCGACCGCAGCCGGCCCGCCCACCTGCGGAACGAGACGCCGACGCGCGCCGAGCCCGTCGAGCTGATGGGCCGTTTCCTGGCGCCGGAGGTGGTCGCGCGCATGGTGCTCGCGGCGATCCGCGCGGGCGAGCTCTACGTGATCACCCACGACGAGGGACTCGAGCCCCTCCGTCGCCGCTTCGAGCGGATGGAGCGGTCCATCCGCGCAAGGAAGTCCTAGCCACGATCCCGTCGACCTGGATCGGTACCCGCGCCGACCTGGCCGCCGTTCTCCCGCGGCTGGCGGCGGCCGGCGATGTCGCGCTCGACACCGAGGGCGACAGCCTCCACCACTATCCCGAGCGCCTCGCGCTGGTGCAGCTCGCGACCCCGTCGGGCGAGGTGTGGCTCGTGGACCCGCTGGCGGTGGACGACCTCTCGCCGCTCGGGAGCCTCTTCGCCGGGCCCGGGATCACGACGCTGCTCCACGCGGGTGACAACGACCTCACGCACCTCAAGCGCCGCCACGGCATGAGCTTCACGGCGCTCTTCGACACGCACGTCGCCGCGCGGTTCCTCGGTGAGCCCGCGCTCGGCCTCGATGTCCTCGTCCGGCGCTACCTCGGCCTCGAGCTCCCGCCCTCGCGCCAGCGCGACGACTGGTCGGCGCGCCCGCTCTCGGAGGCGCAGCGGGACTACGCGGCGGCCGACGTCCTCCACCTCGTCGCGTTGAAGGAGCGACTCGCGGACGAGCTCCGGCGCGTGGGGCGCCTCGCGTGGGTGGAGGAGGAGTGCGCGGCGCTCGCGGCCCAGCCCGTGCCGGAGCGCGCGCCCGACCCGAACGCCTTCGTCTCGCTGAAGGGGGCACGCGAGCTCCCGCCCCGCGGCCTCGTCGTGCTGCGCGAGCTCCACGAGCTCCGCGAGCGGCTCGCGCTCGCCGCCGACCGGCCGCCGTTCAAGATCCTCCAGGAGGAGACGCTGGTGCGGCTCGCGCAGGCGTCGCCGACCGACCGCGCGTCGCTGGCGGAGGTCCCGGGATGCACCGCGCGGGTGATCGCGCGCTGGGGCGACGCGCTCCTCGGGGCGCTCGCGCGCGCCCAGGCGCTGCCGGAGTCCGACCTCCCGGTGCTCGAGCGCCGGCCGCGGCCGCGCATCGCCGGAAGCGTCCAGCGCCGGATCGAGCGCCTGCGGAACTGGCGGGCCGAGGCGGCGCCGCGGGCGGGTCTCGAGCCGGGTCTCGTCCTGCCGAACCGGCTCATCGGCGCGATCGCCCGCGCGGGCCCGCGCGACGTCGCGGAGCTGGCGGCCGTGGACGGCGTGCGGCGCTGGCGCGCCGAGGTCTTCGGCGCCGAAATCCTTGCGGCGCTCGGCTCGGCGTGAGAAAGATGAAGTCCATGGCGGACTGGCGGACGAACCTGATCGACGACGATGCGGGGCTCGTCGCGATCCTGAACGGGACGAAGACGGTGGCGGTCCTGGGCGCCAAGCCCGGCGCGGCCGAGCCCGCGTACTACGTGCCCGCGTACCTCCGGGCGCGCGGCTATCGCATCCTGCCCGTCAACCCCGTGGTCGCCGGGCGCGAGCTCCACGGGACCAGGACCGTGGCGCACCTCGCGGACCTCGCCGAGCCCGTGGATGTCGTCGAGATCTTCCGGCGGCCGGAGTATCTGCCGGCCCACGCCGGGGAGATCCTCGCGCTGCCGTGGCGGCCCGCGGCCGTGTGGTTCCAGCTCGGGATCCGGAACGGTGCCGCGGCCGAGCGCCTCGCGCGCGCCGGGATCCGCGTCGTGCAGGACCGCTGCATGATGCCCGAGCACAAGAGGCTCCTGCATGGCCGGTGAGTACGCGTTCGTCATGAAGGACCTGCGCAAGGTCGTCCCGCCCAAGCGCGAGATCCTGCGCGGCATCTGGCTCTCGTTCTTCCACGGCGCCAAGATCGGCGTGCTCGGCGCCAACGGCGCCGGGAAGTCCTCGCTGCTCCGGATCATGGCCGGCGTGGACAAGGATTTCCTCGGCGAGGCGTTCCCGGCGGCCGGGCTCCGCATCGGCTACCTCCCGCAGGAGCCCCAGCTCGATCCGGCGAAGGACGTGCGCGGCAACATCGAGGAGGGCGTCGGCGAGACGCGCGCGATCCTCACGCGCTTCGAGGAGGTGTCGGCGAAGCTCGGCGAGCCCCTCGCCGCGGCGGAGATGGAGAAGCTGCTCGAGGAGCAGGCGCGGCTCCAGGACAGGATCGACGCGGCGAACGCGTGGGACCTCGACCGCACGGTCGAGATGGCGATGGACGCGCTGCGGGTGCCGCCGGGCGACATGGACGTCGGGACGATTTCGGGAGGCGAACGCCGGCGCGTGGCGCTCTGTCGACTGCTGCTCCAACGACCGGATATGCTGCTCCTCGACGAGCCGACGAATCATCTGGACGCCGAGTCCGTCGCCTGGCTCGAGCGCTTCCTCAAGGAGTACCCGGGCACCGTCGTGGCCGTCACCCACGACCGCTACTTCCTCGACAACGTCGCGGGCTGGATCCTCGAGCTGGACCGCGGCCACGGCATCCCCTGGGAGGGCAACTACTCCTCGTGGCTCGCGCAGAAACGCGAGCGGCTCGCGCGGGAGGAGAAGGCCGACGCCGCCCGCCAGCGGACGCTCGCGCGCGAACTGGAATGGGTCCGGATGGCGCCGCGCGCGCGCCAGGCCAAGTCGAAGGCCCGCCTCCAGAACTACGAGGCGATGCTCGCGGAGTCGTCCGACCAGCGAGCTCAGGCCCTCGAGATCGTGATCCCGCCGGGGCCACGCCTCGGCGACGTCGTCGTCGAGGCCGACCACGTGGCGAAGGCCTACGGCGACCGCGTCCTCATCGAGGACCTCACGTTCAAGCTCCCGCGCGGCGGGATCGTCGGCGTGATCGGCCCGAACGGCGCCGGCAAGACGACGCTCTTCCGGATGATCGTCGGCCAGGAGAAGCCCGACGCGGGCTCGCTCCGTGTCGGCGAGACCGTGACGCTCGCCTGCGTGGACCAGAGCCGCGACGCCCTCGACGGGAAGAAGACCGTCTGGGAGGAGATCTCCGGGGGCGCCGACACGCTGAGCGTCGGCGGCCGCACGCTCCAGTCGCGGGCCTACGTCGCGTCGTTCAACTTCAAGGGGAGCGACCAGCAGAAGCGGGTCGGCGAGCTCTCGGGCGGCGAGCGCAACCGGCTCCACGTCGCCACCACGCTGAAGCGCGGCGCGAACCTGATCCTGCTCGACGAGCCGACGAACGACCTGGACGTGGACACGCTGCGCGCCCTGGAGGACGCGCTCCTCGACTTCGCCGGCTGCGCCGTGCTGATCAGCCACGATCGCTGGTTCCTCGACCGCATCGCCACCCACATCCTCGCCTTCGAGGACGAGGGCCGGGTGGTGTGGTTCGAGGGGAACTACGCCGACTACGAGGCTGACCGCAGGAAGCGCCTCGGCGCCGAGGCCGAGCGGCCGCACCGCCTCAAGTACAAGCGCCTGCCTCGCGCCTGAGCGGGCGCCGGCAGCAGACGAGGACGTTCTCGCCGCCGGGGCGCACGCGCGCGAGCCCCACCTCGGCGAAGTACGGCCGCAGCGCCGCGGCGAGGCCGCGCGCGCCGTCGCGGCGGTGGCGGTTCAGCACGAGCGATCCCCGCGGCGCCACCAACGGCGCGAGCGCCTGCGCGAGCGCCCGCGCCCGCTCGGGCGTCTCGCCGTAGGCGGTGTCCTCCATGACGAAATCGAAGCGCCGCCGTCCATGCGCGAGCCAGCGAATGACGCGCTCCGCGTCGCCCACCAGGTACTCGACGCCGCCCAGCGCGCTGAGGCCGAACCAGTCGAGCGCCGCGCGGAGGACGGCCGGATCGCGCTCGATCGCCGTCACCGCGCGCGGGCGCGCCAACACGCGGAGAAGGTGGAGCTGGGTGCCGCCGCCGAGGCCGACGAGGAGCACCGACGGCCGTGGGGGCACGCCGGCGGCGGAGAGCGCGCGCCACCAGTACTCGCGGCGAACCGGCGACCAGTCGCCGTCGAGCGGGTAGACGGAGAGGATGTCCCCGCTCACGATCAGGCGGCGCTCCCGCCGGTAATCCACGACGCGGATCCGTCCCGAGAACCGGGAGCGCGTCTCGAAGACGGTCCTCGAGCGCCTGCGGCGTCTCAGCGCAGGGCCGGCGCGCGGGCGAGTCGCCCGGCTCAGTCGTAGACGCAGAAGAATCGCCGCTGGTTGGTCGCGAAACCCAGCACGAGCCGGGGCAGGGCCCGCCGAGCGTACGCCGCTTCCGGACGATCCGGGACCGCGCGCAGGACACCGTCGTACAGGGCAATCGCCCTCTGCCTGGCCGTCGGGGCGCCCGTCTGATACCGCGCGGGCTCCGCGTACTGGTCCTCGGGCGAGGCCTGGCTCAGCGACCACCACGTCTCGTAGGCCTGCGCCAGCTGGAACTCGACGTCCACCCGCACGGGGCTCCCCGGACGTCCGGCGAGGAAGGCCTCGCCCTCGCGGATCACGTCGCGGAACCGGTCGCTGCCCTTGCTGCAGCCGACACTCGTGTCCCAGCCGAGATCGAGCAGTCGCACGAACGCACGCTCGCCCCACGGGCTCCCGGGGCTCTCTCTCCAGACCTGCCACAGGAGATCGTGACCGTAGACCCAGGTCGCGCCGAGCGGCGCCCATTGCCACGTGAGGCCGTGCGCGCCGAGCGCCCGGCGGCGGGCGTCCCACTCAGGCGAGCGCTCGTCCGCGCTCGCGAGCTGGCGCGCGAGCTGATCGGCCGCGAGGAGGAGCGCGGAACGGCGCGCGTCCCGCGCCGCGGCCGCCTTCAGGAGATCCACGGCCATCGCGTAGGCCTTCGCCTGCGCGGCCGGATCCATCGGACTCTCCCTGAAGCGCGCGAGCAGCCCGCCGTAGTCTGGATACGTTGCGCGCAGCTCGTCGCCGAGCAGGGCGGCGAGCCGCGCCTCCACCTGCTCCGCCCAGGCCGGCGCTCCCGTCGCCGCCCGCTCGCGCTCGTCCTCCCTGAGGGCGGCGAGGAGCGGCCGGTGGCGGGCGAGGACCCCGACGTACGGGGAGCCCGCGGTCGGCTCGTCGACGTACAGCAGGATCTCCAGCGCGTCGGTCCGCCACCGCCTGACGTCGCGCCAGGACGCGGCGCCGAACTCGAGCACCGTCGGCGTCGCCGGGCGCTCGCCCGCGCCGTGGCGCGCGGAGATCCGCTCGGCGAGCCCCCGATGACGCTCGGCGAGCGCCGCCGCGGAGGGGCCCGGCGGGGCGACCGTCACGCGGAGCTGCTCGAGCCGCGGTGCCGGAGGATCGCCCGGCAAGACGTAGAAGAACCACTCGCTGACGGTGGCCGCGGCCTCGCGGCGGCAGCGGTACGCCCATTCCTCGTCGGCCGTCGTCCAGCTTCCCGTGCTGCGGACGCGCTCGCAGCTCGCCGGCGGGCCGGGGCGCGTCCACTCCTCGTAGGTGGCGCCCCAGCGCGCAGCGCCCAGCGCGCCCCACGCCTCCTCGACGGTCGCGTCGGCCGCGGCCGCCGCGTGCGGCGCGAGGGCGAGCGCGAGCGCGAGGAGCGCGGGGCCGTGGCGCGCCACCGCCCGGCTCAGCGCGGGGCCATGCGGATCGCGCCGTCGAGGCGGATCGTCTCGCCGTTGAGCATGCCGTTCTCGACGATGTGGAGCACGAGCGCGGCGTACTCGTCGGGGCGGCCGAGCCGCGGCGGGAACGGCACCTGCTTGGCGAGTGACTGCCGCGCGGGCTCGGGCAGGGTGGCGAGGAGCGGCGTGTCGAAGATCCCCGGCGCGATCGTGCAGACGCGGATGCCGAGCTCGGCGAGGTCGCGCGCGATCGGTAGCGTCATGCCGACGATGCCGCCCTTGGAGGCGGAGTACGCCGCCTGACCGATCTGGCCGTCGAACGCGGCGACGGAGGCGGTGTTGACGATGACGCCGCGCTCGCCCGCGGCGCTCGGCGCGTTCTGGGCCATGATCGCGGCGGCGAGCCGGATCGCGTTGAAGTGGCCGATCAGGTTGATGTTGATGACGCGCGTGAAGTCCTCGAGCCGCGCCGCGCCCTGCTTGCCGACGGTCTTGGCCGCGGTGCCGATCCCCGCGCAGTTCACGAGGACGTTGATCCCCCCGAACCGCTGCCGCGCCTGGTCGCAGGCACCCGCGACCTGGTCGCCGCTCGTCACGTCCGCCGGCGTGAAGAGGGCGTTGCCGCCGAGCGCCGCGGCGACGTCGGCGCCCTTGGAGGCCGGCAGGTCCAGCAGCGCGACCCGGCCGCCCGCCTTCACGATGCGCTCGGCCGTCGCGCGCCCGAGCCCCGACGCGCCGCCAGTGATCACGGCGTTCACGGTTCGAAGTTCCATCGCTGCCTCCTTCGAGATTTGCGTCCCCCGCCTCGGCGGATTCTAGCCCAACGGGCCGTCCTGCCTACCCGAACAGGGGGCTTGACTGATACTAAACATCTGATTAGTCTCTAACTCCCATGACGGTCGGTGAGCTCCTCC contains:
- a CDS encoding CoA-binding protein, coding for MADWRTNLIDDDAGLVAILNGTKTVAVLGAKPGAAEPAYYVPAYLRARGYRILPVNPVVAGRELHGTRTVAHLADLAEPVDVVEIFRRPEYLPAHAGEILALPWRPAAVWFQLGIRNGAAAERLARAGIRVVQDRCMMPEHKRLLHGR
- a CDS encoding type II toxin-antitoxin system prevent-host-death family antitoxin encodes the protein MQMGLREANQHFSKAVRAVKAGREVVLTERGRPIAVIAPLKVSGEAAALRRMEASGLLIRATEHGPMAPFRPRRIKGRPLSATVIEARRAR
- a CDS encoding homocysteine S-methyltransferase family protein, yielding MSRLRDALGKRILVLDGAMGTMLQAKALTAADFGGPQYEGCNEHLNLTRPDVVRWIHAAYFDAGADVVSTNTFGCAPYVLGEYGLAERAYELARAAARLAREVAGERFVVGAMGPGTRSISVTRNVTFDEVREAYAVQARGLIDGGVDALLLETQQDTLNLKAAAIGVRRAIREAGVEVPLMVSGTIEPTGTMLAGQGVEALYVALEHLDLFSIGLNCATGPEFMTDHLRSLSAMSTRFVSVYPNAGLPDERGQYAETPESLAFKVRRFVEEGWVNIVGGCCGTTPAHIRALAELVRGRPPRVPAAREPQAVSGVEVVYPTDDNRPLFVGERTNVIGSRRFKELIVAERFDEAAEIGRAQVRGSAQVLDVCLANPDRDEAADVDRFMAQLTRMVKVPLMIDSTDARVLEIALRHCQGKAIVNSINLEDGEERFEKVVPLLKTYGGAVVVGCIDEDKRQGMAVTRARKLAIAERSHELLTRKYGVPARDLIFDALVFPVGTGDANYVGSAVETIEGIRLIKQRFPECKTILGVSNVSFGLPPAGREVLNSVFLYHATKAG
- a CDS encoding type II toxin-antitoxin system VapC family toxin, which encodes MPAAWAYVDASALVKRYVGESGSSRVVSLFRRHRFLSSAIVPLEILSALSRRRLSGEFGDRDFQAAIARMTVDRARWELIGLTSLDAVHVASALAFHEETGSRLRFVTAAPRQRAAAQRCGLPVVWVG
- a CDS encoding HRDC domain-containing protein encodes the protein MGTRADLAAVLPRLAAAGDVALDTEGDSLHHYPERLALVQLATPSGEVWLVDPLAVDDLSPLGSLFAGPGITTLLHAGDNDLTHLKRRHGMSFTALFDTHVAARFLGEPALGLDVLVRRYLGLELPPSRQRDDWSARPLSEAQRDYAAADVLHLVALKERLADELRRVGRLAWVEEECAALAAQPVPERAPDPNAFVSLKGARELPPRGLVVLRELHELRERLALAADRPPFKILQEETLVRLAQASPTDRASLAEVPGCTARVIARWGDALLGALARAQALPESDLPVLERRPRPRIAGSVQRRIERLRNWRAEAAPRAGLEPGLVLPNRLIGAIARAGPRDVAELAAVDGVRRWRAEVFGAEILAALGSA
- a CDS encoding SDR family NAD(P)-dependent oxidoreductase — protein: MDSLNGRVAVVTGGASGIGKALAEAFAGEGAKVVVADLDEAGMAGVVAGIRGRGGEALAVRADVTDLASVQALADRAFAAFGRVHVLCNNAGVALWGGLETATHRDWQWALGVNLWGVIHGLEAFLPRMLAQKEPGHIVNTASMAGLVATAGLGIYNTTKYAVVGLSETLAKDLKAYGIGVSVLCPMGVQTRIRESDRSRPAHLRNETPTRAEPVELMGRFLAPEVVARMVLAAIRAGELYVITHDEGLEPLRRRFERMERSIRARKS
- a CDS encoding NAD(P)-dependent oxidoreductase, yielding MTGVTLGFVGLGVMGGRMAKRLLDARHPVVGYNRTREKARWLADSGLRLVSSPREVAQAADAIFTMVTDTAALEAVTRGPDGILAGLRPGAVLVEMSTVSPEAVRALATDVAARGAELLDAPVSGSPATLDAGQLSFMVGGTAPALERVRPYLTAIGPTITHVGAVGLAKAMKIAINQGLAVQMLAFAESVLLAEKAGVARERAVEALLRSVVASPMLKYRGPFVLGMPAEAWFDVGMMQKDLGLALDLGRSTGVPLATVAVTNELLTAARGLGLAGYDFAVVFDVVARLAGLAPSAKS
- a CDS encoding CoA transferase, with the protein product MTEPALSLDGIRVVDLSRVLAGPFCGALLGDMGADVVKVEDPTVGDESRTWPPHKDGEAAGYLVNNRNKRGIAVDLKAPEGVEIVRRLARRADVLIENFRTGTMEEFGLGWDRLAAENPRLVYCSVSAFGRTGPRAEGAGYEALMQAFSGIMSITGEPGGPPVRCGVSFLDLTTGILCAFGVVNALLYREKSGVGQRVDGSLLETAIGLLNFQAEGYLLAGTVPRALGSAHPALSPYRNFRCRDGQWVFIAGANDRLWRRLVTALGLAAMADDPRFAINIERVKHRRELETALEEAIVRHDRDALLKLLDEAGVPATPVNTVDQVLDDPQTATRTVIRRMRHPKLGEIPVVGMPIAFSAMDPSVRRHAPLRGEHTDEVLAEHDYTAAEIAALRAKKVVV
- a CDS encoding RidA family protein, with the translated sequence MAKEIAIVHHAARRSDVVMPYAPGIVVRRGSLVFLSGVTAAAVYHHHPHREEDFDLPPTMEAQAVLVMENLEKTLEAAGCTLRDLVAATRYLTDVREQDDLNRVWARYLGGHLPTTTTVEVSRLATHPRCKLEISAIAVADP